The Streptomyces sp. NBC_00691 genome has a segment encoding these proteins:
- a CDS encoding endonuclease/exonuclease/phosphatase family protein, whose translation MPSSIPRSAGRTVARSAAVSAVVAAALAAGLLAGSTNAAAEDAAGVRIHDIQGTTRVSPLVGQQVTGVTGIVTGVRTYGSRGFWIQDPEGDADPATSEGVFVFTSSVPTVAVGDAVSLNGTVTEYVPGGLTSGNQSLTQISKPVVTVVSQGNPVPAPVTLSSWSVPAGYAPEGDPAAGGSINGLTLKPRAYALDYYESLEGTNVRIGSSRVVGATDPYSELWVSVKPWENRNRRGGTVYGSYESQNTGRLQIQSLTPIAQQPFPKANVGDRLTGTTEGPLDFNQFGGYTITARTLGTVVDRGLERETTDKQHRNELAVATYNVENLDPSDPQEKFDALAKAVVANLASPDILALEEIQDNNGAKNDGTVAADQTVKKFTDAIVAAGGPAYEWRSVDPENNKDGGEPGGNIRQVFLFNPERVSFTDRAATDASSATGVTGRKGHAALTVSPGRIDPANTAWESSRKPLAGEFVFRGRTVFVIANHFGSKGGDESIVSHHQPPVRSSEAKRLLQAQSVNGFVKQLLAVEKQADVLVVGDINDFEFSGTTKALTDGGALYPAVKSLPRSERYSYVYQGNSQVLDQILTSPGVRHFEYDSVHINAEFADQDSDHDPQVVRFHP comes from the coding sequence ATGCCTTCCTCCATACCGAGATCTGCCGGCCGCACCGTCGCGCGCTCCGCCGCGGTCTCCGCCGTCGTCGCCGCCGCCCTCGCCGCGGGTCTGCTGGCCGGTTCGACGAACGCCGCCGCCGAGGACGCCGCCGGTGTCCGCATCCACGACATCCAGGGCACCACGCGCGTCTCGCCGCTCGTCGGCCAGCAGGTCACCGGCGTGACGGGCATCGTCACCGGCGTCCGCACCTACGGCTCGCGCGGCTTCTGGATCCAGGACCCCGAGGGCGACGCCGACCCGGCCACCAGCGAGGGCGTCTTCGTCTTCACCAGCTCCGTCCCGACCGTCGCCGTCGGCGACGCGGTCAGCCTGAACGGCACGGTCACCGAGTACGTCCCCGGCGGCCTGACCTCGGGCAACCAGTCGCTGACCCAGATCTCCAAGCCGGTCGTCACCGTGGTCTCGCAGGGCAACCCGGTCCCGGCCCCGGTGACCCTCTCGTCCTGGTCGGTCCCCGCCGGGTACGCCCCGGAGGGCGACCCGGCCGCGGGGGGCTCGATCAACGGCCTGACTCTGAAGCCCCGCGCGTACGCCCTGGACTACTACGAGTCCCTGGAGGGCACCAACGTCCGGATCGGCTCCTCGCGCGTGGTCGGCGCCACCGACCCGTACTCCGAGCTGTGGGTCTCGGTGAAGCCCTGGGAGAACCGCAACCGGCGCGGCGGCACGGTCTACGGCTCGTACGAGTCGCAGAACACCGGCCGGCTCCAGATCCAGTCGCTGACCCCGATCGCCCAGCAGCCCTTCCCCAAGGCGAACGTCGGCGACCGGCTGACCGGCACGACCGAGGGCCCGCTCGACTTCAACCAGTTCGGCGGCTACACGATCACCGCCCGCACCCTCGGCACGGTCGTCGACCGCGGCCTGGAGCGCGAGACCACGGACAAGCAGCACAGGAACGAGCTGGCCGTCGCCACGTACAACGTGGAGAACCTCGACCCGAGCGACCCGCAGGAGAAGTTCGACGCGCTCGCGAAGGCGGTCGTCGCCAACCTCGCCTCGCCCGACATCCTCGCCCTGGAGGAGATCCAGGACAACAACGGCGCCAAGAACGACGGCACGGTCGCCGCCGACCAGACGGTGAAGAAGTTCACCGACGCGATCGTGGCGGCCGGCGGCCCGGCGTACGAGTGGCGCTCGGTCGACCCGGAGAACAACAAGGACGGCGGCGAGCCGGGCGGCAATATCCGTCAGGTCTTCCTCTTCAACCCCGAGCGGGTCTCCTTCACGGACCGCGCGGCCACCGACGCGAGCTCCGCCACCGGCGTGACGGGCCGCAAGGGCCACGCCGCCCTGACGGTCTCCCCCGGCCGGATCGACCCGGCGAACACCGCCTGGGAGAGCAGCCGCAAGCCGCTCGCGGGCGAGTTCGTCTTCCGCGGCCGTACGGTCTTCGTGATCGCCAACCACTTCGGCTCGAAGGGCGGCGACGAGTCCATCGTCTCGCACCACCAGCCGCCGGTCCGCTCCTCCGAGGCGAAGCGGCTGCTCCAGGCGCAGTCCGTCAACGGCTTCGTGAAGCAGCTCCTCGCGGTCGAGAAGCAGGCCGACGTCCTCGTCGTCGGTGACATCAACGACTTCGAGTTCTCCGGGACGACGAAGGCGCTCACCGACGGCGGCGCGCTGTACCCCGCCGTGAAGTCGCTGCCGCGCAGCGAGCGCTACTCGTACGTCTACCAGGGCAACAGCCAGGTGCTCGACCAGATCCTGACGAGCCCCGGTGTGCGCCACTTCGAGTACGACAGCGTCCACATCAACGCGGAGTTCGCCGACCAGGACAGCGACCACGACCCCCAGGTCGTGCGCTTCCACCCGTAG